tactgagtcaatgtgcaggggtacaaggtaatcgaggtagctatgtacatataggtaggggtaaagtgactaggcaaccggatagataatagacagtagcagcagcgtatgtggtgagTGTCAATGGGTGTGTggggcgtcagtatgcatgtctGCGCGTGATGTGTGTATGTTGGGATGTCAGTGTACGTACGCACCTTAGAgtctgctgccctatgtacattaACATGGactcactggtcactttaataatggaacactagtcacttgaataatgtatacatactgctttacttatttcatatgtatatactgtattctactgtattttagtcaatgccactccaacattgctcgtcctaaaaTCGATGTATTTCTTAATTACATTATTTTAATTTTAGATTTgggtgtattgttgtgaattgatagatactactgcactgttggagctaggaacacaagcatttcgctgcacccgcaATAGCATATGCTAAATATGTCCATGTGaacaatacaattagatttgagtTAAAGCTTTGGCAAACGCAGTAACTGTCATTAGCCTATCAATAGCAAAGGGTATTTTTTTCATGAATAATGACGTctgataaataaataacaatatgtttAGTCTATAAACTTTCAGTGACCCACTATTTCTcgtctatgtaaaaaaaaaatggcttacaatttttttaaatcatcttGATCAAAGCTAAGCTACTTCGAACAAATATAGACCCTTTGCATTATACGGCTCGACTCTAGAAATAAGGAACTGTATCCTAGTTAGATGTATCCATGTCATAATCGCCAAGAAACGGACCTTTTCCATTCATCAGAAATGTTCACTTACACAACCTCCTGTCCATTATAAAACGAACCACATAACACAAAAAAGAACCATAACACACCAATGGGGTCGCTCCCTTGAAGTCACTGGCCATTACCAAACGCCGCGCATTCACCTAGTTCACAGTACAATTAGGTTAACGGTGACCGTCTACCTTTGCAATTTATGGGTgttattttattgatttattttgcgTTGATTAATTTGAAGCCCAAAATGCATTTAGAATGGCTCTCCAATCGCTCGTAATTTAATTCAGGAGGTTATACAAACTTTCAGTGTAGCAGGTTTCATAAAAAGCAACCAGTGATTTTGGACGAAGTCAATTCTCGGTCTGTCTCTATTCACCAatccatttattttatttgaatgcacacatttgttttacaTAGATGTTATAGACTTCACTGATATGGATGTTCGTTTGGAAAACCACTTGGATTATTTTATCCACGACAATACTGCTGCGGGCTTGAGTCCAGAAATGCTGGCAGTTGCACGGGAAGCCTTCCGTGCTGGGGACTTCAACCTCCTTGCTGAGATATACGGCTCCCAGCTGGCGGACCTCCGACACCCGGACCGGAGCCTCTGCCTTCTGAATGCGGATGCTCTCAGCCGTGCAGGGCGGATAGCGGAGGCTCTGGATTCATACTGCACCGCCGCCAACTTGGACAGGTTACGACCAAACGAACTAGGGTCTCTCGTTGACTGTATTGCGCACACTTTGCGCGTAAAAGAATGCCTAAAAGAATGCACAGACTCCAATGGGGTTTCCGAGGATGAGCATTCGTTGGACCTGTTCTCATGTCGGCTTTGCAAGGGCTTGTTAATCGAGCCAACAACTTTGGAATGCGGCCATACATTCTGCAAACCATGCATTGAGGATGACGGTGTCAAAGAATGTGAATTCTGTCGTTACAAACTGAACAAAACAAATAGAGAATTAAAGCCAATCGGGTTTAAAGTGAATGTAGTACTCAGTGGGCTGTTGAGTAAATGGTTTTGTGCAGAGAGTGAAGCAAGACGATGCTGGCTTGAAGGGGATAGAATGCGGAACGAACAGGGCTTTATCAACGCACTTGAAAAATACAACTACGCTCTTGaaaaaggtaaaattaaaaacgTATTTTAAAGGGGATATCCGCAGTTGAGACAAACGCGTATTCAGCCACACTGTTTTAGTAAAaatctgagggatggggctggagaaatgtaatcactcAAATTCATAAGACATAACTAACATTGCAGTAAAATAAGCTTGCATCTTGGGTTCTGctattgaactaagctcatgagccaTTTTagttatattctttaagaatcaatgggtacataacATACATTTTAAGTCCAAAAATGAATGTAGCAACTGAAGATTGTCCCTATAACATGACATCATCATTCTTTTTGCATGATCTTTCTGTGCACATTGAAATAAAAGCACGGAACCCACTTCTGTGACGTGCATAGGTTTGTAATAGGTTATGTCAACCCCTAAGGTCAAAGCCATGTTATTGACATCACTGATGGAAGGCGAACAGCCCTGGTCTGCAGGGATTATCCCATCACTGCCACCAGTGTAGTGATTGGGTGAGGGAATCAACCAGTGGTTATGGGTTAAGTTAACACCTGTGCCACGTTCATAACACAAACTATACCAGATAGAGGTTGGGATATATTGACATCATCACACCATGATGACAAGCTCAGCTAAGGCATGAGTTGTGTAAGTAAAGTCATGCACTTTTGCCATAATAGCACAGCCAGAAGATTCATGATTTGGACTGACCTGGTTTGTAGAGAAATGCCTGTGGAGTTTGAGGGAACTCTAGTCTAGGAATCAGAGTAGGCAGAAAGGAAGCTTCTACCTTTTTTTATTTCCTGCATAGGTAGCTATGGTTTCCAAATAAGTCAGGCGTTGCATAGACAAATGCATTGTGGTGTTAGACACAGGCAGACATTTTTGTCttgacacacacaaaacatttaATGACAGGGCGTTGAGAAGTGACACTCCTTTCTCTAATCTCTACCCAACAGTAACGTAGGCCTCAGCCCACAAGGTAATAGGATAGAGGTATGTCACGTTCTGAGGGCAGGAATGGTGGAACAGCTTCAACTCATGACCTAGCCCAGAACTAGTTCCATATGACCTGGATCTTCTGAAATAATATTCTGCCCAACATACAGCTTGTAACACATTACCCCCATTACCCCCATTACCCTCATTACCCTCTCAGGGGGGTTGTAAAAGTGTTATGAATACAGTTATAGCTGTTAAGTAATGACATATCAACGACAAACTCACAATTAACGGTCTTCAAACCCATACAGCCTGGTGTTGTCCTGGTTTTAAGACGTTGACACAATGAACATGAGCAATGGAAGGTGCTGGAGATATGTGAATAACTTAAACTGAATCTGACTCTTAACTAATGTTTGTTTCATGTTCTCTCTGCACAGCCCCCTTCATGTGTGGGCTGCTGGCCCGACGGGCAGAGCTGCATATGGCGATGAACAACTTCAGACAGGCCCTACAGGATGGAGACGCCATGTGTCGACTGACGCCCCTCTCTCCCAAGGTACGAAAACACGCAACTGTTTCCTGACATTAACACATTTACCCAAATTGTTTTGTGTAAATGAACCTGAAAGACGCTGTGGTACTTGgggttttgtgtgtttgtgttctcagGCTCACTACGTGAAGGCCCTGGCTCTGAACAAAGCCGGTTATAATGAAGAGGCCCTGCAAGAATACTTCTACTGTCTGGCTCTGAAGCCAGACTGGACCTCAGTCAAGCTGGAAACGCAAAAGTTAAGCGACTCCACTGTGTTTCTATAGCATTGAAGTTATATTCAATTGAATTAGTTAGTTCCCCTAACCAGTTACGCAACCACTTGTGTGCCCGATTGACTGCGGTGACTGCTAGTCACTGTCTTATGTCTCTTTCCCCCCTGTAGATGCTGAGTGAGATGTTCTCCACGTTCAAGACAGACGGTCTCCCCATGTCATCACTTCGCCTCCACCCAACAGGCCACGCCTCCCACCTCAAACCAGCCTCCCATCTTCTcgactccctccattccacccctcGTAGATGGAGCCATACCCCAACTGGCCGTAGAGACAGTTTGTCTGACACTGGAGCAGAGACCAAGTCCTCATGTGAGGTTTCCAAGACCCTGGCTTCTGTTGTGGCTGCCTTACCTCTCCCCCCTGGCCTAAAGAGGAAGTTCTCAGACGAACCCATAGGCTCTGCACCTCCCAACAAGCTGCCCAGAAAAGGTACCCAACCCCTCCATTCCAATAggcaattatttatttttgccaAAAAGCCAAATTTTTTAAAAGTAATACTAGTGAACAAAAATATTGCAAAGTATCTTACTGTTGTGTGAATGCAATCATTATAAACATATAGAAACCTCAGCAATAATATaatgtaaatgtatttgttttgaGTCTTGTGTTCAGATGAGTCAAGCTCATCCCAGGTGCCTGCTGCTTGTtgcagtgagaggagagaggtgccCCCTCAGCTCCTGGATAGCTCTGACATGGACTGCTCTGTTTGTATGAGGtaagtcaaacacacacacacaccctgtctgtaGGTCCAGTTTTCCCTACGTAGTTATTAAAACCTTCCCCCCCATGCGTTTTCTCCAGGCTGTTCTACGAGCCAGTCACCACCCCCTGTGGACACACCTTCTGCATGAAGTGTCTTGAGCGCTGTCTGGACCACAACCCCAACTGCCCCCTGTGTAAAGAGAACATTACAGAGGTAAATAGCCACCACACAGACCTGCCTTCACTACTATTGGAAATTAATATCAATTACTGAAAGACAAAATGACCAAAATTCCCCTTGTTATCTGATTGAATCTGTTGTAATTGCAGTACCTGGCCACTAGAGGGTACCATAAGACCCTGCTGATGGAGGAGGTGCTGCAGCGCTACCTGTCTGAGGAGCTGGCTGAGAGGAGCAAGGTGTACCAGGAAGAAATGGCAGAGCTCTCAAAGTGAGTCAGGCCTCATTACATTTCAGCCCCTAATCCCTTCTCAAAACATAATGTCTGACAATGTTTTAGAATCCTATGATACAATATTATTTGGGCAGAATATCATATTTAGTGGTTTAACCCACATTTTATTCTCTCTGCAGCTTGGCCCAGGAAGTGCCCATCTTCATCTGCACCATGGCATTTCCCACAATCCCCTGCCCCCTGCAAGTCTTCGAGCCGTGTTATAGGCTGATGATCCGACGCTCTATGGAGACGGGAACCAAGCAGTTTGGAATGTGCATCGCTGACGACATCAAAGGGTGAGTGGAGGTTTTACACCTGTGCCCACACAGCCATCAAAACACTTTGACACTAGTTTAACCTGTGCCCACACAGCCATCAAAACACTTTGACACTAGTTTAACCTGTGCCCACACAGCCATCAAAACCCCTTGACACTAGTTTAACCTGTGCCCACACAGCCATCAAAACACTTTGACACTAGTTTAACCTGTGCCCACACAGCCATCAAAACACTTTGACACTAGTTTAACCTGTGCCCACACAGCCATCAAAACACTTTGACACTAGTTTAACCTGTGCCCACACAGCCATCAAAACACCTTGACACTAGTTTAACCTGTGCCCACACAGCCATCAAAACACCTTGACACTAGTTTAACCTGTGCCCACACAGCCATCAAAACACCTTGACACTAGTTTAACCTGTGCCCACACAGCCATCAAAACACCTTGACACTAGTTTAACCTGTGCCCACACAGCCATCAAAACACCTTGACACTAGTTTAACCTGTGCCCACACAGCCATCAAAACACCTTGACACTAGTTTAACCTGTGCCCACACAGCCATCAAAACACCTTGACACTAGTTTAACCAAAAGGGTAGCAAACCTGTATTTGCGACTCAATTCAAGACCATGTTATCCCACTGAACTAAAACCTACCCTAGACATTTTATCTGAGTGCTAACAGGTTTTCATCATAGTTACTCATCCTCACAGGTGTAGCTCTGTGAACTACCTCCACTACACTAGCCTATATCCCTCACACTTTCACCCCAACAGATTCACGTGAGCCAATGGATaatgcagatgtaggatcttcatttgattaCTCTCTTTTTTTGCTGCAGAGAATTtccctgcacagcaggaaatgcaaacttgtagtgcatTTGGAGTTTTAAAAAGGTTTCTAAAGCTTGTAAATTCGACTTGATTTTCCCCAATGAAAAAGCTTATCAACCCCTAcagaaatgtccatgaattataatccacataataattcacatttccagtTGCTGCAGaattttattgttttattgttcTGCTGTAGCAAAATGGCTCACAATAAGATCCTACATGTGTATACCCTGCGTTTCTCTGGCCACAGCTTCGCAGACTACGGCTGCATGTTGGAGGTGAAAGACGTGAAGTTCCAACCAGACGGGCGCTCGGTGGTCGACACGGTCGGAGTGTCCCGCTTCAGAGTGCTGAGCCACGGCCACCGTGACGGCTACAACACAGCCAAGATAGAGCACCTGGAGGAccagaaggtggagggagaggagctgGCGGAGCTGCAGAAGCTGCATGACTGTGTGTACGAGCAGGCCAGCACCTGGTTCACCTCCCTCAAAGACAACATGAAGAACCAGATCGTCAGCCACTTTGGACAGCTGCCTGACAAAGACCCTGACATTCAGGTAAGATAAAGTCAGCCGATATGGACAGTAGAACTCGGGTTCTGAGGTTTCCCTGGTTTCGTTGCCTGGTCAGGAGACACTTTGACCCTATAGAGCCACCCAGCTAAATCTAAATACCCATATCGGTTCCTCTAAGAATTCACCTTTATGAAAGCTGATTAAACTGTGCAATCTTGGCCATAGACACTTTTTGGTTGTGATATGGAATAATTCTCTGTGTCCTGTCTTCACTAACCCGACCACACTCTGCCTCTGGGTTCTCAGGGGGGTGCCAGtggtcctgcatggtgttggtgGCTGCTGGCTGTACTGCCCCTGGAGAAGAGAGCCCAGCTAAGCATCCTGGCCATGACCACCCTCCGAGAGCGCCTCAGCACTACCCGCCGCGTGCTCAGCCTCGTCACACGCAAACACCCTCCACCGCGGCGACCATCTTCAGCAGCGGCAGCATCATCATCACTGTAGTGGCCCCCCGAGAGGTGATCAGTTTAGAATAATCTGGGCCCAGTTAGGAGAAATCCAGATTGTCAAAAGTTACCTATCGGCTCtgattaaatgcatagaaatataatgaatagaacgggAGTCCCCGTTGAAGTCGGTTATTTTtctgttctattcattatatttctatgcatttaatcctatcTGATAGATGACATCCGGATAGATAATCTTTGGAAAACTGGGCCctggagaagaagggagaggataCTCCATTTTCCTCTGAAGCTCTAGCCTCAGATAAAGAGTTTCAACAGTGGGAATGATTCAGCAGTGTTGTTCATGATCTCAGGAATGGGTTCTACTTGAGTCTTACAAAAAGGATCGATGGACTAGCCCTACCCAACCAAAACACATAAATGTGTGTCAGGTTTGCGCACATATCTTTGGGTCAATTTCATTAAGTCCAGATTTGTCATGTGTGGTACATTCGTTTATTTTGTTCTTATTTTATTGTTGGCCTGTGTACAAATGAGGCCATAATTTatttttgcaatatgttttttttctaCTATTTGTCATGTGAAGCCAATTTTCATGTACAGAAATGTAGCGTTTTTCTATGGGACATAATGAATAGAATGCACACCATCACTTACTGGAACAATATGTTCTACTGTATGTTGGTAATCATGTCAGGAGGGAGCGCTTGATGCAAGCAAGTGAAAAATAGCAGCACATACATTGTAGTAGCACCAAACAGCCACAGGGTGGCGGTAAGTGTGAGCAAAGACGATCAGTGCAGACAACCCTACATTTGAACAGGTGTTTTTTGCGGAGGACAGATCcacccctttcctctctgtcACAAAGACAATGGACAGTAGGACAACACTCCTGTCATTCAACAGCCTAGTTTAGTTAAATGAATCAAAGCTTGATTAAATATAGTAAGCCTAAATCATGTCTTTATAAGTGGCTTCATAGCTCGTCAACCATCTTGATTAATTAACCAATGATTTTCAGCTTGCTCAATTGCACATCGGAACTAATGGTTTCAGCCTCTCCATGGTGTGTTTTCCCAGCAACACTGCTGTGTTCTGATTTAGACAGACTGGTCCCAGGTTGAAGTCCCTTAAGGGAATGTTCATCACTGGATGCTGTACAGCAGGGGTGTcgaactcattccacagagggccaagTGAttgcattttttaattttttaaatttcaattaagacctacacaaccaggtgaggggagctccttgctaattagtgaccttaattcatcaatcaagtacaagggtggagcgaaACGCTTCAGGCACTCTGCGGAATGAGTTTGATGTGCTGTACAgtaacatttttgttttttacagtaaCAATGAGGCCAAGTGGTGTTTTTTCCCAATGTGCTGTTCTGAGGCATGCATAGACACTCGCCTTCATAGTTATCTACATGAGTCTATTCCAAAATCACACAGTGGGTCTATTTCCCCCCACAACCAGAGGTTGTCAAGAGGCCTGGGCAAAGGCACAACATATGCCATATTCCAAATTGTAAGGACTGGTGTACTGTGTGGTCACCACATTAAAAGCTTCTGTGACTTGGCATATCTCACCCACACAGTCAGATCTTGGAGAAGCAGCCAGGTGAGTAATTTGGGTTACTTAGAAGTCAGAACTGAAGACGACATGTCATATTTGTAGACAATGAGTCACCTCCGTGCTCCGTCATCACCATGTTGGAAGGATCTGGATTCTCCCGAATTGATTCATTTCCAAACCCTCTTGATAAACACACACGCCATCATTCTCccagaccagtggaggctgctgagaggaggacggctcctAATAATGGCTGGATCGGCGCGAATGGAATGGCTGCAaaccatgtttgatgtatttgataccattccaccgatTCCGTTCCATCCATTACCATCAGCCCGTCCTCCCCAgtaaaggtgccaccaacctcctgtgtgcCAGACACATTTGCAGAAATTGCTCAGTCACTACATTTTTGGTAACACAAATGTGAAAATTGCATTCAATGAATCTTAACTTATACCTTTTAAATGTATGATTTTGTTACTTGTGTGTTCATCAGGCCCAAAACTTGTATTATTCAAACCATTCGATATAGTTATACGTTTACCATCAATGTCACCCTCAACAGTCAGGCCACGGTTTGTGTCTTGAAAGGGGGTCTATTTGAACAGTGGGAAAATAATGATCTGCAGATCTTTTTGGCATGGTCTCTTTGAACCATCTGTTTTATAGCCTAATAAATATTTATTGAATTCTGACCATTTTTATCTGTCCAGTTATTCTTTTTTTTAACCCCTTGATGTGCATGGGATAAGGACGGCTTCTTCACAAGAAACGTTGTTGCTTGCCATTTTGTACATGATCTTATAGTAGGAAAGAACAGGTTCCATGTGTGAGTTGCCACCACACTGATGTTATGAAGCACGGGGCAACCATAGAAAGGTGTCTGAATATGAGGCAAATATCAGGGGGTCTTTGACCAGATGCCCATTGACTGAGACAGGATCAGCTGTATACATATCAGTAATAACGAAAAGGGAAGTGAGAAAAGGAAGCAGGTAGGGGAAATATCACCCTGGGGTACTGCTTTAGGATGAGGGGTCGAGACTCCCCTAATAGTACACAGTGAGCAGTGTGTCCGCTGTACCTTTCCTAATAACTAAATATAGACAATTATTTATCATGGGGGACAGCACATGGAGCTCAAACGACAATGTATGAACGCCTCTCAATGAGGGTAGCCTAATGCGGTAGCACATACATAGCAAATAATGACTTTTCAGTTCACGCTCCGCTCAGGCTCGTTCGATCGTTCCCTTGCCACACCCATGATTACGAATATTGACACCGATGGCTCACGTGCGCATGTCCATGATTCTGTGCGATAGAGGCCTGCCTCGCCTTTTCTCTCGCACCTATTCTGTACAGACATCCTTCGTTCTTTACATGAaaaatttgttttgtttttttagggcctagatgaggcagagaagaataGAAATAGCTTTGTATCTCTATTTCTTTACTGATTAATCACCCACTCCCCGGTTCTTGCATCAAGGCCCTGCCCCTCTGATTCCCGACCGGCTTCCTGTGTTTGTGCGGTTCTCACTAGCCAGGGAGCGAGGAGGAGCAGAACTGGGAGTTGAACGAGCGAAGGGCCGAGCTGCCACCTCAACATGGAGTAGCCTAGTGTCCTCGACAACAGTAGCGGACCACAAAGAGGAATACTCGAGGGGTTATTTTTCTACAAAGATGCGCCGCAAATGATACCACATCAAAGATTCCACAACGCGAAGGAAGGATCGGTTTATATTTAAAAGATGGCGAACGACTCTCCGGCTAAAAGTCTGGTCGAAATAGACCTGGCTTCATTGCGGGTGAGTGGTGGACAAGGGCAGTGTCTTTTATTTAAAGATGAGGCTACCCCCAGATTTAATCTATTCAACTACAGCGAGTTAACGTTATATAAAACAATGCGAACAGTTTTACCCAATAAAATATGGAGACATTTTCGGGGTTACCATTTCTGGGAGGCGTATTTATTATTCGGATCGAGAGAAAGCTGTCGTGCTGTCTGGCTTTCCTTTGTTCGAAATGCATTTGGCATGTTGTGGAGATCAGGGCGCAACAGCTGCGTTAATCTAGGTCACATTTTTGCAACAATTATTCAAAagcattttcatttttttttatggttgtgtaaaaaaaatatttctttGACTCGTTTCAGGATCCAGCAGGGATTTTTGAATTGGTGGAAGTGGTCGGAAATGGCACCTATGGACAAGTATACAAGGTTTGTTCcaatatatattattttcttcGTCTGTGGCCTAATTTTCGATTCTGATTTCTGACACTAAATAGCTAACGTTACATCGATGATCAATGCCAAAACTGCATCAAACACATCCAGATGTCATGCTTGTGTGATGGAATAGATTCATGTCAAGATGTCTCGTCAGGATGTTTGCCATTGCACCCAAATAATCCCTGGTTGGATTGGTAAAGGTGATGTCCCTCTGTGTATTATTGCTTGTAAAAACATATTTGGTGAAATATGGAAGGTAGCTTGCAATCAATCCATGCACCACTCCATTAATCCAAGCTCCTCTGTTTCTCATCTTCTACCCAGGTTAGGCCTTAACGCTCAGTTGATTTGTTTCTGAAGTTGACTTTTTTTCTGTTAATTTCCATGAATATTCTAGATTGGTTTAGAAGTAAATGGCAACTGGGTTTGCAGACAGGTGTTGCTATGAGTGTTTTTAAAGTGCAGCACATGTCCTACATCACATCCTGCTgcggagagagggggaaagggaatCGACTACTGCTGCCTGATGATCCAAACTAGGACTTGCCTCAGACAATTTGGTTAAGTAAAATATCATGTGTTACACAGCAggctttctcccctctctcaaccATCTGTTTCTTGGTGTCATGTTTCTCTGTGAAAATGATCATAGTGACTGTTTAAAGTGATTGTTGAAATGTACCTTTTTGGAGAATTTGGTGGGTTCCGTCTCTTGGATTATGAGGATGAGTCTGACCCACCTATTGGTGACCTACCTCTCTTCCCCGTACCCTCATTTCCATTGGAAGGTCTGGTCTGTATTTAACCCCTCCTTTCAAACAGTCAGGCTAGCAACACTGTGCAGAGCTTGAAAACAACTGGAAAGTCTGTTAAGCAGGGTGGTTCACAGGGGCTGCAGCAGTGCTGTGTCCTGGGGCTATTCTCTTAACTCTCAGGAGCAGGGTAGTCTGGACTCCTGACTGAGGAGAATCAACAGTGGTAGTCTGGATGTTCAAACGGAAAAGCAGGACCATTCATCTGATCCAACCCTGTGGAACAGAGGGCTTTAAAGACCAATGCTGTTTTCTTTTGGTCATGTGACCCCGTTTGTAATGGAAAACTTGCTAGCAAACGTCTTCCTTCCATGAACAGATGGCTTCATGGGTCTatgtggagagaatgatttactttTAGGCTTTTGTCACTTACTCTCAATCTCTTTACGTCTCTTTCTAAATTTCACCAAATGATTGACTAGAGTTTATTGGAATTGGTGCGTTAAAACGTTTACATCAAAGGCTCATATGGGCCTTATGCTATCTTTCGCTATTTATAGTCAGGCAGAGCCTTAGCCATTCTTCCACACTGCATGGAATAGAATGGACGTCCTGCAAAAGGGCCCCGGGCTGGCTGTGTATGTGCCTGTTTAGTTCCGCAAAATGGAGGACATCCTTGTTCTAATGATTCCAAGTAAAGCCAACTTGCCTGTGGCAGCTGATTTGAAAGATGGAGAACCAGGGGATAATATTTTTAGCCTGAAATTCATACGTCTTCATTTTCTGTTCTGCAGACAGTTAGGTCGACATGCTCAGGTTTGCTGTACATTTTCACAACAGACAGTCCCAAAGCCATTGGATGTCAGAGGTTTACTGTATGCCAACTTCTAACCTACATAATTGTCATGCCAAATAAAGGCAGTTTGTTTCAATCAATTATTCCCCTTCCTCTATTGAGACTGTACTGTGAACTGCAGGTTATAAACTAGGCTAATATGTAGCCCAGTTATGTACacagtgtatgtggacacctgctcgttgaacatctcgtTGCAAAATAATGACCATTAAAATGGAGTTTGTACCCtgttttctgctataacagcctccacttttctgggaaggcttttcactagatgtttgaacattgcggcggggacttgcttccattcagccacgagcagtaGTGATGTCGGGCACTGATGATGGGCGATTAAgtttggctcgcagtcggcgttccaaatgttgttcgatggggttgaggtcagggctc
This genomic interval from Oncorhynchus clarkii lewisi isolate Uvic-CL-2024 chromosome 18, UVic_Ocla_1.0, whole genome shotgun sequence contains the following:
- the LOC139372501 gene encoding LON peptidase N-terminal domain and RING finger protein 2-like; this encodes MDVRLENHLDYFIHDNTAAGLSPEMLAVAREAFRAGDFNLLAEIYGSQLADLRHPDRSLCLLNADALSRAGRIAEALDSYCTAANLDRLRPNELGSLVDCIAHTLRVKECLKECTDSNGVSEDEHSLDLFSCRLCKGLLIEPTTLECGHTFCKPCIEDDGVKECEFCRYKLNKTNRELKPIGFKVNVVLSGLLSKWFCAESEARRCWLEGDRMRNEQGFINALEKYNYALEKAPFMCGLLARRAELHMAMNNFRQALQDGDAMCRLTPLSPKAHYVKALALNKAGYNEEALQEYFYCLALKPDWTSVKLETQKLSDSTMLSEMFSTFKTDGLPMSSLRLHPTGHASHLKPASHLLDSLHSTPRRWSHTPTGRRDSLSDTGAETKSSCEVSKTLASVVAALPLPPGLKRKFSDEPIGSAPPNKLPRKDESSSSQVPAACCSERREVPPQLLDSSDMDCSVCMRLFYEPVTTPCGHTFCMKCLERCLDHNPNCPLCKENITEYLATRGYHKTLLMEEVLQRYLSEELAERSKVYQEEMAELSNLAQEVPIFICTMAFPTIPCPLQVFEPCYRLMIRRSMETGTKQFGMCIADDIKGFADYGCMLEVKDVKFQPDGRSVVDTVGVSRFRVLSHGHRDGYNTAKIEHLEDQKVEGEELAELQKLHDCVYEQASTWFTSLKDNMKNQIVSHFGQLPDKDPDIQGGASGPAWCWWLLAVLPLEKRAQLSILAMTTLRERLSTTRRVLSLVTRKHPPPRRPSSAAAASSSL